A region of Myxococcus stipitatus DSM 14675 DNA encodes the following proteins:
- a CDS encoding bacteriocin fulvocin C-related protein, which produces MAFFPTHAQAEESCSEAQARIQAWVDANADRLPTTLDEVSRFPAEYRRAIQVALAPEQQVSLWKEHIRQYMASHPRMNARQVAALEMVLAALQPQFYTTGASPALQRAQAAVGEAFSPDEARLIVATLGAPEAPGAEGSFAPLCECSQSSQYCGSFACRAYSCRQQASGCGFLGGYRCNGLCG; this is translated from the coding sequence ATGGCGTTCTTCCCGACTCACGCACAAGCGGAGGAGAGCTGCTCCGAGGCCCAGGCAAGGATTCAGGCCTGGGTCGACGCGAATGCCGACCGCCTCCCGACCACCTTGGATGAGGTCAGCCGATTCCCCGCGGAGTACCGCCGAGCCATCCAGGTGGCGCTGGCGCCAGAGCAGCAGGTCTCGCTCTGGAAGGAGCACATCCGCCAGTACATGGCGAGCCATCCGCGGATGAATGCGCGGCAGGTCGCGGCGCTGGAGATGGTGCTGGCGGCGCTCCAGCCTCAGTTCTACACCACGGGCGCGTCGCCCGCGCTTCAGCGCGCACAGGCGGCGGTCGGGGAGGCTTTCAGTCCGGATGAGGCGCGGCTCATCGTGGCCACGCTGGGGGCGCCCGAGGCGCCTGGCGCCGAGGGTTCATTCGCGCCACTGTGTGAGTGCAGCCAGTCGAGCCAGTATTGTGGGAGCTTTGCCTGCCGGGCTTATTCCTGCCGGCAGCAGGCAAGCGGGTGCGGGTTCCTGGGCGGATACCGGTGCAATGGCCTTTGTGGCTAG
- a CDS encoding LysR family transcriptional regulator translates to MSIQIGAIDLNLLLVLHTVLAERSVVRASERLHVTPSAISNSLARLRALLGDPLVTRKGRGIVPTPRALALAPAIARGLREMELALHEVPFETLRCQQTFTLAVSDAGQLTWVPRIAALMREELPNARLSVVGIDSLVSLGDLGSGQVDLHLGLAGEGAGLHFEPLLSERTVLVARRGHPALGKRLSARALGGLQHVRVDMVPGKSFRDAIAAAYARAGIPREVVMTVPSFTAAAAVVAATELVATLPESLVKEQGARLAVQPVDAPYPARSVKISMCWHERTHVDPAARYFRELVRRGVLP, encoded by the coding sequence ATGAGCATTCAGATAGGGGCCATCGACCTCAACCTCCTCCTGGTCCTCCACACGGTGCTCGCCGAGCGCAGCGTGGTCCGCGCGTCCGAGCGGCTCCACGTCACGCCGTCGGCCATCAGCAACAGCCTGGCCCGGCTCCGCGCATTGCTCGGGGACCCGCTCGTGACGCGCAAGGGGCGGGGCATCGTCCCCACGCCGAGGGCGCTCGCGCTGGCGCCCGCGATTGCAAGAGGGCTGAGGGAGATGGAGCTGGCGCTCCACGAGGTCCCGTTCGAGACGCTGCGGTGCCAGCAGACCTTCACCCTGGCGGTGTCGGATGCGGGGCAGCTCACGTGGGTGCCCCGCATCGCGGCGCTGATGCGCGAGGAGCTGCCGAACGCGCGGCTGTCGGTGGTGGGCATCGATTCGCTCGTGTCGTTGGGGGACCTGGGGTCGGGGCAGGTGGACTTGCACCTGGGGCTCGCGGGAGAGGGGGCGGGCCTGCACTTCGAGCCGCTGTTGTCGGAGCGGACGGTGCTCGTGGCGCGTCGAGGGCACCCGGCGCTGGGCAAGCGGCTGTCGGCGCGAGCGTTGGGAGGGCTTCAGCACGTCCGCGTGGACATGGTGCCGGGCAAGAGCTTCCGGGACGCCATCGCGGCGGCCTATGCGCGCGCGGGCATTCCGCGAGAGGTCGTGATGACGGTGCCGTCCTTCACGGCGGCGGCGGCGGTCGTGGCGGCGACGGAGTTGGTCGCCACGCTGCCCGAGTCACTCGTGAAGGAGCAGGGGGCTCGTCTCGCGGTGCAGCCCGTCGACGCGCCGTATCCCGCGCGCTCCGTCAAGATCTCCATGTGCTGGCACGAGCGCACCCACGTGGACCCGGCGGCGCGCTACTTCCGCGAGCTGGTGCGCAGGGGCGTGCTTCCCTGA
- a CDS encoding haloalkane dehalogenase codes for MNKLLGTLLTGALVACHSTPPALPSRPSMPSIHQVPVLDSFISYREEGTGSPIVFLHGNPTSSYVWRNVMPQLADRGRALAPDLIGMGHSGKPDSAYRFADHARYLDAWFDALQLRDVVLVGYDWGGVLALDWAARHPDRVRGVVVFETFLRPTFWRDSTPEGEKLFRALRTPGVGEKMVLEQNEFLARSLTHGVKTGLSESAREAYYAPFPDAASRRPMLQWPREIPIDGHPADVVAIVERNSAWLAQPSSKPALLLTFGDGGLSSPKTLEWVRTTLPRLDIVPLPPAGHHAPEDAPDDIARALRSWLDRQGW; via the coding sequence ATGAACAAGCTGCTTGGCACTCTCCTCACCGGCGCGCTCGTCGCGTGCCACTCCACTCCACCCGCGCTCCCCTCCCGCCCGTCCATGCCCTCCATCCACCAGGTCCCCGTCCTCGATTCCTTCATCTCCTACCGTGAGGAGGGCACCGGCTCGCCCATCGTGTTCCTCCACGGCAACCCCACGTCCTCGTACGTGTGGCGCAACGTGATGCCCCAACTCGCCGACCGGGGCCGCGCCCTCGCGCCCGACCTCATCGGGATGGGGCACTCGGGCAAGCCCGACAGCGCCTATCGCTTCGCGGACCACGCGCGCTACCTGGACGCCTGGTTCGATGCGCTCCAACTGCGCGACGTCGTGCTCGTCGGCTACGACTGGGGGGGCGTGCTCGCCCTGGACTGGGCCGCTCGACACCCGGACCGCGTGCGCGGCGTCGTGGTCTTCGAGACCTTCCTCCGCCCCACGTTCTGGCGCGACTCGACGCCCGAGGGCGAGAAGCTGTTCCGCGCCCTGCGCACGCCCGGCGTCGGCGAGAAGATGGTGCTCGAGCAGAACGAGTTCCTCGCGCGCTCCCTCACCCATGGCGTCAAGACGGGCCTGAGCGAGAGCGCCCGCGAGGCCTACTACGCCCCCTTCCCCGACGCCGCGTCCCGGCGCCCCATGCTCCAGTGGCCGCGGGAGATTCCCATCGACGGCCACCCCGCGGACGTGGTCGCCATCGTCGAGCGCAACAGCGCCTGGCTCGCCCAGCCCTCCTCCAAGCCCGCGCTCCTGCTGACGTTCGGAGACGGCGGCCTCAGTTCGCCCAAGACGCTCGAGTGGGTCCGCACCACCCTCCCGCGCCTCGACATCGTCCCGCTCCCCCCGGCTGGACACCATGCGCCGGAGGACGCGCCGGATGACATCGCCCGCGCGCTCCGAAGCTGGCTCGACCGCCAGGGCTGGTGA
- a CDS encoding S8 family serine peptidase, with translation MFSTRLARCLQACLFLVLWANCGDAVPPASPPDSPPAATSRALEEETPVPPRFVPGRVIVKFLPAGPKQAAVTTLSLQGQTFQKADALPQGAELWTLVTESGQKSLSVSQQEQATTAAVEALRQRADVEYAHLDVYFDYFAAPVDEHYLLQWHYPAIQLPLAWQTVTGNVSIAVLDSGRVEHPDMAGRWGPGHDFGYETVGASDPDPTTDGRYHHGLHVAGILGAKWDTAGIAGICRDCPILPVKISSTDNRPILSNVAKAIDWSVNHGARVINMSFGTLAPYEEPCSMYPLIQAAITRAINSGVVVVTAAGNDNRDPSVVTPASCEGVINVGATQRNGQRALYSNGGPLVTLSAPGGGPDIFGNGLGCHDPNGLTPYNGTGGAVSTWAISKPGPQLSGSDYCYRYLSGTSMAAPHVSGVAALILSQRPHWSVAQVKERLLQSVNSIPGCPTNVCGAGMVDASKAIITNMNLATPSCSVDANTATFTCTNAPATGGVAPIQHTWTVLENATLTSSTATSAQGTCTRGTEARLLLTAMDAEQTGLSHERGFRCPPPFLDAAFANQHVPGSLPPESTYSVSVTMTNTGAETWTAAGGFKLAAVAPEGNTLFWGVERVELSASDSIAPGQSKVFMFNINSPFALGPQPFQWRMMKEGQGLFGAPSPRTDIGVWAPAWNAAVVRQTVPTSVPMGHSFEVSITMRNTGTETWTPASYARLGSQNPENNTLWGVNALTLPIGASVPRGQEFTFTATLTAPGTPGLYNFRWRMRTLNTTTWEWFGFGGFTENVPITVTLPPRDAVFVSQSGPAIVMVGSPFVYHVTMKNTGTQTWRASEGISLYTGSSAWNFARGYLAPGEEVAPGQQKTFAVTVTPAHFPGPQPMQWMMWHNATGPFGQRSTVTTLDVLPQAKVAFVRQTVPAFVTPGQSFPVTITVKNSGDAAWGGTPGYQLAPVPALQGHNWGHTSVPMEPGEVVAPGAEKTFSFTAVAPMTQGPHAFQWRMRVQVSPGAFLDFGDATSRVDLLVAGPCYCPPGEVCPDVVCNPDS, from the coding sequence GTGTTCTCGACACGCCTGGCGCGCTGTCTCCAAGCCTGCCTCTTCCTCGTCCTCTGGGCGAACTGCGGTGACGCGGTTCCTCCCGCCTCCCCGCCCGACTCCCCTCCCGCGGCCACTTCACGGGCCCTGGAGGAGGAGACCCCGGTCCCGCCTCGCTTCGTGCCCGGACGGGTCATCGTGAAGTTCCTCCCCGCGGGCCCGAAGCAGGCGGCGGTCACCACCCTGTCGCTCCAAGGACAGACCTTCCAGAAGGCGGATGCCCTGCCGCAGGGCGCCGAGCTCTGGACGCTCGTGACGGAGTCGGGCCAGAAGAGCCTCTCCGTCTCCCAGCAGGAGCAAGCCACCACGGCCGCCGTGGAGGCGCTTCGCCAGCGCGCCGACGTCGAGTACGCCCACCTGGACGTGTACTTCGACTACTTCGCCGCGCCCGTGGATGAGCACTACCTCCTCCAATGGCACTACCCCGCCATCCAGCTTCCCCTGGCGTGGCAGACCGTCACGGGCAACGTGAGCATCGCCGTCCTGGACTCCGGGCGGGTGGAGCACCCGGACATGGCCGGCCGCTGGGGGCCCGGCCATGACTTCGGCTACGAGACAGTCGGCGCCTCGGACCCGGACCCGACCACGGATGGCCGGTATCACCACGGGCTGCACGTGGCGGGAATCCTCGGCGCGAAGTGGGACACCGCGGGCATCGCGGGCATCTGCCGGGACTGCCCCATCCTTCCGGTGAAAATCTCCTCCACCGACAACCGCCCCATCCTGAGCAACGTGGCGAAGGCCATCGACTGGTCCGTGAACCACGGCGCGCGGGTCATCAACATGAGCTTCGGCACCCTCGCCCCCTACGAGGAGCCCTGCTCCATGTACCCGTTGATCCAAGCCGCCATCACCCGCGCCATCAACTCCGGCGTCGTCGTGGTCACCGCGGCGGGCAACGACAACCGAGACCCCAGCGTGGTGACTCCCGCGTCCTGCGAGGGCGTCATCAACGTGGGCGCCACCCAGCGCAACGGGCAGCGCGCCCTCTACAGCAACGGGGGTCCGCTGGTGACGCTCTCCGCGCCCGGCGGTGGCCCGGACATCTTCGGCAATGGCCTGGGCTGTCACGACCCGAACGGGCTCACCCCCTACAACGGGACGGGAGGCGCCGTGTCCACCTGGGCCATCTCCAAGCCCGGCCCCCAGCTGAGCGGCTCCGACTACTGCTACCGCTACCTGTCCGGTACCTCCATGGCCGCGCCCCACGTCTCCGGCGTGGCCGCGCTCATCCTGAGTCAGCGCCCCCACTGGAGCGTCGCGCAGGTGAAGGAGCGGCTCCTCCAATCCGTGAACTCCATCCCCGGGTGCCCGACGAACGTGTGTGGCGCCGGAATGGTGGATGCCTCCAAGGCCATCATCACGAACATGAACCTGGCGACCCCTTCGTGCAGCGTGGACGCGAACACGGCCACCTTCACCTGCACCAACGCGCCCGCCACTGGAGGTGTCGCGCCCATCCAGCACACGTGGACCGTCCTGGAGAACGCCACCCTCACCTCGAGCACCGCCACCTCGGCCCAGGGCACCTGCACGCGGGGCACGGAGGCCCGGCTGCTCCTCACGGCCATGGACGCCGAGCAGACCGGCCTGAGCCATGAGCGGGGCTTCCGCTGCCCGCCCCCCTTCCTCGACGCCGCGTTCGCGAACCAGCACGTCCCCGGGAGCCTGCCGCCCGAGAGCACGTACAGCGTCAGCGTGACGATGACGAACACGGGGGCGGAGACCTGGACCGCCGCGGGAGGGTTCAAGCTGGCGGCCGTGGCGCCGGAGGGCAACACCCTGTTCTGGGGGGTCGAGCGCGTGGAGCTGTCCGCCTCGGACAGCATCGCCCCCGGCCAGAGCAAGGTGTTCATGTTCAACATCAACAGCCCGTTCGCGCTCGGCCCCCAGCCCTTCCAGTGGCGGATGATGAAGGAAGGCCAGGGCCTGTTCGGCGCGCCGTCGCCGCGCACGGACATCGGTGTCTGGGCGCCGGCCTGGAACGCGGCGGTCGTCCGCCAGACGGTGCCCACGTCGGTGCCGATGGGCCACTCCTTCGAGGTCTCCATCACGATGCGCAACACGGGCACCGAGACCTGGACCCCCGCCAGCTACGCCCGGCTGGGTTCCCAGAATCCCGAGAACAACACCCTCTGGGGCGTCAACGCGCTCACCCTCCCCATCGGCGCCTCCGTGCCTCGGGGGCAGGAGTTCACCTTCACCGCCACGCTCACCGCGCCCGGCACGCCGGGCCTCTACAACTTCCGGTGGCGGATGCGGACCCTGAACACCACCACCTGGGAGTGGTTCGGCTTTGGAGGCTTCACGGAGAACGTCCCCATCACCGTGACGCTGCCGCCGAGGGACGCGGTCTTCGTCAGCCAGTCGGGCCCCGCCATCGTGATGGTGGGAAGCCCCTTCGTCTACCACGTCACCATGAAGAACACGGGCACGCAGACCTGGCGCGCCAGTGAGGGCATCTCGCTCTACACCGGGAGCAGCGCGTGGAACTTCGCCCGAGGATATCTGGCTCCAGGCGAGGAGGTCGCGCCCGGCCAGCAGAAGACGTTCGCGGTGACGGTCACCCCCGCCCACTTCCCGGGCCCCCAGCCCATGCAGTGGATGATGTGGCACAACGCGACGGGCCCCTTCGGGCAGCGCTCGACGGTCACCACGCTCGACGTCCTCCCCCAAGCCAAGGTCGCCTTCGTCCGCCAGACGGTGCCCGCCTTCGTGACGCCGGGGCAGAGCTTCCCCGTCACCATCACGGTGAAGAACTCGGGCGACGCGGCCTGGGGCGGCACTCCGGGCTATCAGCTCGCGCCCGTCCCGGCCCTCCAGGGGCACAACTGGGGTCACACGTCCGTGCCCATGGAGCCCGGTGAGGTGGTGGCGCCCGGCGCCGAGAAGACGTTCTCGTTCACCGCCGTCGCGCCGATGACCCAGGGCCCTCACGCCTTCCAGTGGCGGATGCGGGTCCAGGTCTCGCCAGGGGCCTTCCTCGACTTCGGGGACGCCACCTCTCGCGTGGACCTCCTCGTCGCGGGCCCCTGCTACTGCCCGCCTGGAGAGGTCTGCCCCGACGTCGTGTGCAACCCGGACTCATAG
- a CDS encoding M36 family metallopeptidase, translating into MSQGYFRRRLTQALVLVGALGASSAVAVVQDASGARNHDARIARNLGMKKALSAVQKDREATLRRHVPELRVETDASTGLVRSLVNPVGALTAPSSGDALAIGFSFLQAQRELLGLELTDLANLEVTDRVYSRQSGVTHLYLRQTHQGLPLYNGQLQVNVDGKGRVLSVHSDFMPSLARTVASIQPRLDAAAAVSGAARHLGLKPLTAPRALEKDSGPRQQTRVEQSGVSLEPIDAKLALLPVSPGDVRLVWNFQVHMPDQEHVYDMTVDATTGEVWTRFDWVASDAYSVYRRPIESPNHTTPLPPMDARVSVLNPANLTASPYAWHDTNGATGAEYTIHRGNNVHAYEDSDANNLPPTTEPSCGTSLTCSYLLNLANAPSTYRDAAVTNLFYWNNIIHDIQYQYGFDEAGGNFQVNNYGNPGLGNDDVRAEAQDGTSVNNANFYTPPDGQRPRMQMYRWTTTVPNRDGDLDSGIIVHEAGHGISNRLVGGPSNVSCLNNNQAPGEGISDLLSLIYTAKATDTGPQGRGMGTYALGQPTTGLGIRGQRYSTSQTVNTWTYASINGMAVPHGVGSVFAQGMWEAYWALVDRWGFDSNLYNAMGSAGNQRMLLYLTEGLKNTPCSPTFTQVRDGIITAATTLHGGQDVCRLWTAFAGFGLGSDAVSGTSNSTTPTNGFAVPAACRTDVWGKDKPWDTGNEPDAATAGNGMWESEDIWVRNSTSNGPHENPEFGQTNYVHVKVRNRSAVDAHNVVVKVYGTNAATSTSWPAGWTEIGQTTLVHLASGADDEIVVQWNPPVQGHYCLLARLVTPADPMTFVEIGNPDYNTRQNNNIIWRNTNVVNMVPFGFSNATFILRNTLREERMFNVRFRELTVDAKRPFIQRGAIVVDLGQELTALWQAAGGKAEGIERVGETQFRVADPTRAMFNIPLKPLQEFNVGLEFKDNDFTGKQTEDFVQYDFAAVLEDPSAEGKTQAIGGVTYYLRVAQP; encoded by the coding sequence ATGTCGCAGGGTTATTTCCGCCGCCGCCTCACCCAGGCGCTGGTGCTGGTGGGAGCGCTGGGCGCTTCCTCCGCCGTCGCGGTCGTGCAGGACGCGAGCGGCGCTCGCAACCACGATGCCCGCATCGCCCGCAACCTCGGCATGAAGAAGGCGCTGAGCGCGGTGCAGAAGGACCGGGAGGCCACGCTGCGCCGCCACGTGCCGGAGCTGCGCGTGGAGACGGACGCCTCCACGGGCCTGGTCCGCTCGCTCGTCAACCCGGTGGGCGCGCTCACGGCGCCCAGCAGCGGAGACGCGCTCGCCATCGGCTTCTCCTTCCTCCAGGCGCAGCGGGAGCTTTTGGGCCTGGAGCTGACGGACCTGGCGAACCTGGAGGTCACCGACCGCGTCTACTCGCGGCAGAGCGGGGTCACCCACCTGTACCTGCGCCAGACGCACCAGGGCCTTCCGCTCTACAACGGCCAGCTGCAAGTCAACGTGGACGGCAAGGGCCGCGTGCTCAGCGTGCACAGCGACTTCATGCCCTCGCTGGCGCGCACCGTCGCCAGCATCCAGCCGCGCCTGGACGCCGCCGCCGCCGTCTCCGGCGCCGCGCGCCACCTGGGCCTCAAGCCGCTGACGGCGCCCCGCGCGCTGGAGAAGGACTCCGGCCCGCGCCAGCAGACCCGCGTCGAGCAGTCCGGCGTGTCCCTGGAGCCCATCGACGCGAAGCTCGCCCTGCTGCCCGTCTCCCCGGGCGACGTCCGGCTGGTGTGGAACTTCCAGGTCCACATGCCGGACCAGGAGCACGTCTATGACATGACGGTGGACGCCACCACGGGCGAGGTCTGGACGCGCTTCGACTGGGTCGCCTCGGATGCCTACTCCGTGTACCGGCGCCCCATCGAGAGCCCCAACCACACCACGCCCCTGCCGCCGATGGACGCGCGGGTGAGCGTGCTCAACCCCGCCAACCTGACGGCGTCGCCCTACGCCTGGCACGACACGAACGGCGCCACCGGGGCCGAGTACACCATCCACCGGGGCAACAACGTCCACGCGTACGAGGACTCGGACGCCAACAACCTGCCGCCGACGACGGAGCCCAGCTGCGGCACGTCCCTCACCTGCAGCTACCTGCTGAACCTGGCCAACGCGCCCAGCACGTACCGCGACGCGGCCGTCACGAACCTCTTCTACTGGAACAACATCATCCACGACATCCAGTACCAGTACGGCTTCGACGAGGCGGGCGGCAACTTCCAGGTCAACAACTACGGCAACCCCGGCCTGGGCAACGACGACGTGCGCGCCGAGGCGCAGGACGGCACGAGCGTCAACAACGCCAACTTCTACACGCCGCCTGATGGCCAGCGTCCGCGCATGCAGATGTACCGGTGGACCACCACCGTCCCCAACCGCGACGGTGACCTGGACAGCGGCATCATCGTCCACGAGGCCGGGCACGGCATCTCCAACCGCCTGGTCGGCGGCCCCAGCAACGTCTCCTGCCTCAACAACAACCAGGCGCCGGGCGAGGGCATCAGCGACCTTCTGTCGCTCATCTACACCGCGAAGGCCACGGACACCGGCCCCCAGGGGCGCGGCATGGGCACGTACGCGCTGGGCCAGCCCACGACGGGCCTGGGCATCCGCGGGCAGCGCTACAGCACCAGCCAGACGGTCAACACGTGGACGTACGCGAGCATCAACGGCATGGCCGTCCCCCACGGCGTGGGCTCCGTGTTCGCGCAGGGCATGTGGGAGGCGTACTGGGCGCTGGTGGACCGCTGGGGCTTCGACAGCAACCTCTACAACGCGATGGGCAGCGCGGGTAACCAGCGCATGCTGCTGTACCTAACGGAGGGCCTGAAGAACACGCCGTGCAGCCCGACCTTCACGCAGGTGCGCGACGGCATCATCACCGCGGCGACGACGCTGCACGGCGGCCAGGATGTCTGCCGGCTGTGGACGGCGTTCGCCGGCTTCGGCCTGGGCAGTGACGCGGTGTCCGGCACGTCGAACAGCACCACGCCCACCAACGGCTTCGCGGTGCCCGCCGCCTGCCGCACGGACGTGTGGGGCAAGGACAAGCCGTGGGACACCGGCAACGAGCCGGACGCGGCCACCGCGGGCAACGGCATGTGGGAGAGCGAGGACATCTGGGTCCGCAACTCGACCAGCAACGGGCCGCACGAGAACCCGGAGTTCGGTCAGACGAACTACGTGCACGTGAAGGTGCGCAACCGCAGCGCGGTGGACGCGCACAACGTGGTGGTGAAGGTGTACGGCACCAACGCGGCCACCAGCACCTCGTGGCCGGCGGGCTGGACGGAGATTGGCCAGACGACGCTGGTGCACCTGGCCAGCGGAGCGGATGACGAAATCGTCGTGCAGTGGAACCCGCCCGTCCAGGGCCACTACTGCCTGCTGGCGCGGCTGGTGACGCCCGCGGACCCGATGACCTTCGTCGAGATTGGCAACCCGGACTACAACACGCGGCAGAACAACAACATCATCTGGCGCAACACCAACGTGGTGAACATGGTGCCGTTCGGCTTCTCCAACGCCACGTTCATCCTGCGCAACACCCTGCGCGAGGAGCGCATGTTCAACGTGCGCTTCCGCGAGCTGACGGTCGACGCGAAGCGGCCGTTCATCCAGCGCGGCGCCATCGTGGTGGACCTGGGCCAGGAGCTGACGGCGCTGTGGCAGGCCGCGGGCGGCAAGGCCGAGGGCATCGAGCGCGTCGGTGAGACGCAGTTCCGCGTCGCCGACCCGACCCGCGCGATGTTCAACATCCCGCTGAAGCCGCTTCAGGAGTTCAACGTGGGCCTGGAGTTCAAGGACAACGACTTCACGGGCAAGCAGACGGAGGACTTCGTCCAGTACGACTTCGCGGCCGTGCTGGAGGACCCGTCCGCCGAGGGGAAGACCCAGGCCATCGGCGGCGTGACGTACTACCTGCGCGTCGCGCAGCCGTAG
- a CDS encoding RluA family pseudouridine synthase — MSEARDSQILLSFDAPPLPGDVPSRLPSPFAPGPPVRLARVAAEALQHRLRLEQARWEELWRPGGGKMFGVLVVEASPGQWGFLCAFSGMLGGNWRVEGFVPPLFNPEARAAFLPAGEAELAALGRQYAELTEQCARLTPRLPGRESELRMLEAQRREVAHLRAERSRALWRQLSTGFEVPNARGELRSMSALFAPRPPPGGAGDCAAPKLLACAYRHGWRPLALAEFWWGATPVGGERRSGAYYPACDNKCGTVLPFMLEGMDVEPAPARPAPVLDESPVRVLHEDAAVLVVDKPHGLPSVPGRHSPGRDSVLVRLLERFPDLTSAHFIHALEAEVSGLQVIARDTATQAALQRQLSRGEAEHRHVAWVDGLLTQEQGRIDLPLRGTTSGALETLANPRNGKQAQTDWRATQRSGTRTRVLLWPRTRHAMQLRIHAAHPLGLGVPLVGDPRFGVEDTRLLLHAEGLGFTHPVTGERLDFSSPPPF, encoded by the coding sequence GTGAGCGAGGCGCGAGACTCCCAGATTCTGCTGAGCTTCGACGCGCCGCCGCTCCCCGGCGACGTGCCCTCGCGACTGCCCAGCCCATTCGCACCCGGGCCTCCCGTGCGACTCGCCCGAGTGGCCGCGGAGGCGCTGCAACACCGGCTGCGGCTCGAGCAGGCACGGTGGGAGGAGCTGTGGCGCCCCGGTGGTGGCAAGATGTTCGGGGTGCTGGTCGTCGAGGCATCACCCGGACAGTGGGGCTTCCTGTGCGCGTTCTCCGGGATGCTGGGAGGCAACTGGCGGGTGGAGGGCTTCGTCCCGCCCCTGTTCAATCCCGAGGCACGCGCCGCCTTCCTGCCCGCGGGTGAGGCGGAGCTCGCGGCGTTGGGGCGTCAGTACGCGGAGCTGACGGAGCAGTGCGCCCGCCTCACGCCGCGGCTCCCAGGTCGAGAGTCCGAGCTGCGAATGCTCGAGGCGCAGCGCCGGGAGGTCGCGCACCTGCGAGCCGAGCGCTCCCGCGCCTTGTGGCGACAGCTCTCCACGGGCTTCGAGGTCCCCAATGCGCGCGGTGAGCTGCGCTCCATGTCCGCGCTGTTCGCACCCCGTCCGCCCCCCGGGGGCGCGGGAGACTGCGCGGCGCCCAAGCTGCTGGCCTGTGCGTACCGTCATGGCTGGCGGCCCCTGGCGCTCGCGGAGTTCTGGTGGGGCGCGACACCGGTCGGGGGAGAGCGGCGGTCGGGCGCGTACTACCCGGCCTGCGACAACAAATGCGGGACGGTGCTGCCCTTCATGCTGGAGGGGATGGACGTGGAGCCCGCTCCCGCCCGGCCCGCCCCTGTCCTCGACGAGAGCCCGGTCCGAGTGCTGCACGAGGACGCGGCGGTGCTCGTCGTCGACAAGCCCCATGGACTCCCCTCCGTGCCGGGACGGCACTCGCCCGGACGGGATTCGGTGCTCGTCCGACTCCTGGAGCGATTCCCCGACCTGACCTCCGCGCACTTCATCCACGCGCTCGAAGCGGAGGTCTCGGGCCTGCAAGTGATTGCGCGAGACACCGCGACCCAGGCCGCGCTCCAGCGGCAGCTCTCTCGCGGAGAGGCCGAGCACCGGCATGTCGCCTGGGTCGACGGGCTCCTCACGCAGGAGCAGGGACGAATCGACCTGCCGCTGCGCGGCACGACCTCGGGTGCGCTCGAGACGCTCGCGAACCCTCGGAATGGCAAGCAGGCCCAGACCGACTGGCGGGCCACCCAGCGCAGTGGGACTCGCACACGCGTGCTGTTGTGGCCTCGGACGCGCCACGCGATGCAGCTGCGCATCCACGCCGCGCACCCGCTGGGGCTGGGCGTGCCCCTCGTCGGTGACCCCCGCTTCGGAGTCGAAGACACGCGGCTGCTGCTGCATGCAGAGGGACTGGGCTTCACCCACCCCGTGACAGGCGAGCGTCTGGATTTCTCCTCGCCGCCTCCGTTCTGA